The Mya arenaria isolate MELC-2E11 chromosome 16, ASM2691426v1 genome includes a window with the following:
- the LOC128221858 gene encoding calmodulin-like protein 4, with the protein MAKFFSQTDIDLFKECFFFIAKRGYTQDEHQMGQIMRSLSYSPTEEEIKKYFQKYVKDDRIDFASFLEVMHEHNMKEKAVKEIILAFKAHDTEGRGYVQTNEVKNILANLGEQLTKREVDALFRDGGVNGSQLRYQDFINNISQPVPDY; encoded by the exons ATG gCGAAGTTCTTCAGTCAGACCGATATAGATC TGTTCAAGGAGTGTTTCTTCTTCATTGCAAAGAGAGGCTATACGCAAGATGAACACCAAATGGGACAGATTATGAGGTCTCTATCGTACAGCCCGACAGaggaagaaataaaaaagtatttccaaAAATATGTGAAAG ATGACAGGATTGATTTTGCGTCTTTCCTGGAGGTGATGCATGAACATAACATGAAGGAAAAGGCAGTGAAAGAGATCATCCTGGCATTTAAAG CCCATGACACTGAAGGTCGGGGTTACGTCCAAACAAACGAGGTCAAGAACATCCTTGCCAATCTCGGAGAACAGCTGACAAAGCGAGAAG TGGATGCACTGTTTCGCGATGGCGGTGTGAATGGATCCCAGCTACGATACCAAGACTTCATCAACAATATTTCACAACCTGTCCCTGACTATTAA